A single window of Streptomyces sp. NBC_00464 DNA harbors:
- a CDS encoding sodium:solute symporter family protein: MNAAVATSVFGVFMVATVALGLFAVRGRRGAKGGGLAEWSVGGRSLGTVFIWVLMAGEGYTSFSYLGAAGWGYNYGAPVLYVVAYMSCGYAIGYVVGPMLWAYARKHGLVGITDMVAHRFGRPWLGALVAVLATVFLLPYIQLQITGMGVVVSTISYGAISLNWAYFIAFAVTTGFVVVSGLRGSAWVSVLKDVMVIATLGFLAIYVPLHYFDGYGPFLDRLVTEKSEWLTFPGHGDSGLGQAWFITTSFLNSLTVVIFPTTVAGYLGAKNADVLRRNAMWLPAYNVLLFVPMLLGMAALFVVPGLVGAESNLALFKLVVDSLPAWSVGIIGVAAALSSIVPMAVFMLVIGTMWGRSVLSLVPRWEQRQKGAAQVVVVVAGSLALLLTYTAPNTLVRLSLISYEGMAQLLPMVLLGLMWRRLTLLGAMSGLVVGVGVVCGFVFTENDPVWGVNAGIVALGANLAVALVVTYVGPRERDERPDEEVLARDEIEDEIEAEGCAVAAG, translated from the coding sequence GTGAACGCCGCCGTCGCGACCTCCGTCTTCGGGGTCTTCATGGTTGCCACCGTCGCGCTCGGACTGTTCGCCGTGCGCGGCCGGCGCGGGGCGAAGGGCGGTGGTCTCGCCGAGTGGTCGGTGGGCGGGCGCAGCCTCGGGACCGTCTTCATCTGGGTACTCATGGCAGGTGAGGGCTACACCAGCTTCAGCTACCTCGGCGCCGCCGGCTGGGGCTACAACTACGGGGCGCCCGTCCTGTACGTGGTGGCGTACATGTCCTGCGGTTACGCCATCGGCTACGTCGTCGGGCCCATGCTCTGGGCGTACGCCCGCAAACACGGACTCGTCGGGATCACCGACATGGTGGCGCACCGCTTCGGCCGGCCCTGGCTCGGCGCGCTCGTCGCCGTCCTCGCGACCGTCTTCCTGCTCCCGTACATCCAGCTCCAGATCACCGGCATGGGCGTCGTCGTCTCGACGATCTCCTACGGCGCCATCAGCCTGAACTGGGCCTACTTCATCGCCTTCGCCGTCACCACCGGCTTCGTCGTGGTGAGCGGGCTGCGCGGCAGCGCGTGGGTGTCCGTGCTGAAGGACGTGATGGTGATCGCCACGCTCGGCTTCCTCGCCATCTACGTACCGCTGCACTACTTCGACGGTTACGGGCCCTTCCTCGACCGGCTCGTCACCGAGAAGAGCGAGTGGCTGACCTTCCCCGGGCACGGGGACAGCGGCCTCGGACAGGCCTGGTTCATCACCACCTCCTTCCTCAACTCCCTCACCGTCGTGATCTTCCCGACGACCGTCGCGGGCTACCTCGGCGCGAAGAACGCCGATGTACTCCGGCGCAACGCGATGTGGCTGCCCGCCTACAACGTGCTGTTGTTCGTGCCCATGCTGCTCGGCATGGCGGCGCTCTTCGTCGTGCCGGGGCTCGTCGGGGCCGAGTCCAATCTGGCGCTCTTCAAGCTGGTCGTGGACTCGCTGCCGGCCTGGTCGGTCGGGATCATCGGCGTCGCCGCCGCGCTCTCCTCGATCGTGCCGATGGCCGTCTTCATGCTGGTCATCGGCACGATGTGGGGGCGCAGCGTGCTCTCGCTCGTGCCGCGCTGGGAACAGCGGCAGAAGGGCGCGGCCCAGGTCGTCGTCGTGGTCGCGGGGAGCCTGGCGCTGCTGCTCACGTACACCGCGCCGAACACCCTCGTACGGCTCTCGCTGATCTCGTACGAGGGCATGGCGCAGCTGCTCCCCATGGTGCTGCTGGGGCTGATGTGGCGGCGGCTGACCCTGCTCGGGGCGATGAGCGGGCTGGTCGTCGGGGTGGGTGTGGTGTGCGGGTTCGTGTTCACGGAGAACGATCCGGTGTGGGGGGTGAACGCCGGCATCGTCGCACTGGGCGCCAATCTGGCCGTCGCGCTGGTGGTGACGTACGTCGGTCCGCGCGAGCGCGACGAGCGGCCGGACGAGGAGGTGCTCGCGCGGGACGAGATCGAGGACGAGATCGAGGCCGAGGGGTGTGCGGTGGCGGCGGGGTGA
- a CDS encoding MFS transporter codes for MAQSVRPHAAPATVPPPPPPARPRPGPTLAVTAAATAVALMNYTSPMTTVPGISAALGTPPSGQAWLLNGTPLGLAAVLLVAGSLADDYGRRRLFLIGTLALGLTTGLGALATDTLTFTLARVAQGAASAAILATGLGLLVGAFPAGAARNRATGIWGAFVSAGIALGPLLAGSLGSVDWRLPYAVLGLAALVTTAFAFRTLDESRAPRGGRPDWAGAAVLGPAMAALLTALTLGRDGWLRAPVVLLLLAALALTLVFLAVERGAAAPLIDLSLLRSRSFLASAAGGLFTGLAVIGLFSYLPTLLQQALGLSALGSAWLFLLWSGTAFLVALQARRLTGRVTARHQLAAGFALHAVAVLSLLGTLEVTAHPGPAVWLRLVPALIVSGIGSGLLNAALPRLAVESVPPERAAMGSGANNTARYIGSSAGVAVTIAIATTGAGANGALLLSVGLALLAAVSVALLRERH; via the coding sequence ATGGCCCAGTCCGTACGCCCCCACGCCGCACCAGCGACCGTCCCCCCGCCACCACCGCCCGCTCGTCCGCGCCCCGGGCCGACTCTCGCGGTCACCGCTGCCGCCACCGCCGTGGCGCTGATGAACTACACCTCGCCGATGACGACGGTCCCCGGCATCTCCGCCGCCCTGGGCACCCCGCCGTCCGGCCAGGCCTGGCTGCTCAACGGCACCCCGCTCGGACTCGCCGCCGTCCTGCTGGTCGCGGGCAGCCTCGCCGACGACTACGGCCGCCGCAGACTCTTCCTGATCGGCACGCTCGCCCTCGGCCTCACCACCGGACTCGGCGCGCTCGCGACCGACACCCTCACGTTCACACTGGCCCGGGTCGCCCAGGGGGCGGCGAGCGCCGCGATCCTGGCCACCGGCCTGGGGCTGCTGGTCGGGGCGTTCCCGGCCGGTGCGGCAAGGAACAGGGCAACGGGGATCTGGGGCGCGTTCGTGAGCGCGGGGATCGCGCTCGGCCCGCTGCTGGCGGGTTCGCTCGGGTCCGTCGACTGGCGGCTGCCCTACGCCGTGCTGGGCCTCGCCGCACTCGTCACGACCGCCTTCGCGTTCCGTACGCTCGACGAGTCCCGGGCCCCGCGCGGCGGCCGCCCGGACTGGGCCGGCGCCGCGGTGCTGGGGCCGGCCATGGCGGCGCTGCTGACCGCGCTGACGCTCGGCCGGGACGGATGGCTGCGCGCCCCCGTCGTCCTGCTGCTGCTCGCCGCGCTCGCCCTGACCCTCGTGTTCCTGGCGGTGGAGCGCGGGGCGGCGGCCCCGCTGATCGACCTGTCCCTGCTGCGCAGCCGCTCGTTCCTGGCCTCGGCGGCCGGCGGGCTGTTCACGGGCCTCGCGGTGATCGGCCTGTTCAGCTATCTGCCGACGCTCCTCCAGCAGGCGCTGGGCCTGTCGGCGCTCGGCTCGGCGTGGCTGTTCCTGCTCTGGTCCGGTACGGCGTTCCTGGTGGCGCTGCAGGCGCGCCGGCTGACGGGCCGGGTCACGGCCCGCCACCAGCTGGCCGCGGGCTTCGCGCTGCACGCGGTGGCCGTGCTGTCCCTGCTCGGCACCCTGGAAGTCACCGCGCACCCGGGCCCGGCGGTGTGGCTGCGGCTGGTCCCGGCACTGATCGTCTCGGGCATCGGCAGCGGTCTGCTGAACGCGGCGCTGCCCCGGCTGGCGGTCGAGTCGGTGCCGCCGGAGCGGGCGGCGATGGGTTCGGGCGCGAACAACACGGCCCGCTACATCGGCTCGTCGGCAGGTGTGGCCGTGACGATCGCGATCGCCACGACGGGCGCGGGTGCGAACGGCGCACTGCTGCTGTCGGTGGGGCTGGCCCTGCTGGCGGCGGTCAGCGTCGCGCTCCTGCGGGAACGCCACTGA
- a CDS encoding winged helix-turn-helix transcriptional regulator, which produces MALGKDYANQQCSMARALEVIGERWTLLVVRDAFYGVRRYNDFLVHLGIPRAVLATRLHSLIEAGVLDKRRYQESPPREEYVLTDSGKALWQVIRTLGAWGRDHLPGTLPMRVFVHADCGTELGVYGECPACSVPVPPEDVEMRPGDGLDTDTDNPVSRALLTPRRLLTPLEVDRV; this is translated from the coding sequence ATGGCTCTCGGCAAGGACTACGCGAACCAGCAGTGCTCCATGGCCCGCGCACTCGAAGTGATCGGCGAGCGCTGGACCCTCCTGGTGGTGCGCGACGCCTTCTACGGCGTACGCCGGTACAACGACTTCCTCGTCCACCTCGGGATCCCCCGCGCCGTCCTGGCCACCCGGCTCCACTCCCTCATCGAGGCGGGGGTGCTGGACAAGCGCCGGTACCAGGAGTCGCCGCCTCGCGAGGAGTACGTCCTGACCGACAGCGGCAAGGCGCTCTGGCAGGTCATCCGCACCCTCGGGGCGTGGGGGCGCGACCACCTCCCCGGCACCCTTCCCATGCGTGTCTTCGTCCACGCCGACTGCGGTACGGAACTGGGCGTGTACGGGGAATGTCCGGCCTGCTCCGTCCCCGTACCGCCCGAGGACGTCGAGATGAGGCCCGGCGACGGGCTCGACACGGACACCGACAATCCGGTCAGCCGCGCACTGCTCACGCCCCGTCGACTCCTGACGCCCCTGGAAGTCGATCGTGTATAA
- a CDS encoding DUF6412 domain-containing protein — protein sequence MDARAMNRMRGALARVLRPAGLLLFFLTEVLLAEGGSLSAAVALAATAAAGTALVACSVISARCAAPVPRTRVRTAMRDREKRTAFLPQRDPDAKGRRRPRAPGRALLTAA from the coding sequence ATGGACGCACGCGCCATGAACCGCATGCGCGGCGCCCTCGCCCGGGTCCTGAGGCCCGCCGGGCTCCTGCTCTTCTTCCTCACCGAGGTCCTGCTCGCCGAGGGCGGCAGCCTCTCCGCCGCCGTCGCGCTCGCCGCCACCGCGGCCGCCGGCACGGCGCTCGTCGCCTGCTCGGTCATCAGCGCGCGCTGCGCCGCCCCGGTGCCCCGCACCCGGGTCCGTACCGCCATGCGCGACCGGGAGAAACGCACCGCGTTCCTGCCGCAACGCGACCCCGACGCCAAGGGGCGCCGACGCCCCCGAGCCCCCGGCCGCGCCCTCCTGACGGCCGCGTAG
- a CDS encoding YidC/Oxa1 family membrane protein insertase, which yields MSAFMSAFASLVGALADALHPLFQGASTAAAIVLFTALVRLAVHPLSRAAARGQKAQRRLQPQIAELRKKHKKNPERMQKALMELHKEEKVSPLSGCLPSLLQMPAFFLLYHLFSSTKIGDDANELLGHQLLGAPLGERWRDALADGGMFGAQGLVYVGLFVIVAAVATFNYGRTKRQMAANPVTPATGPDGQPVPGMGAMAKVMPLMSFFTLFTVAFVPLAAALYVVTSTTWTAIERAYLYRDMPAAGAAMATAA from the coding sequence ATGTCCGCCTTCATGTCCGCATTCGCCAGCCTGGTCGGCGCCCTCGCCGACGCGCTCCACCCCCTCTTCCAGGGCGCGTCCACCGCCGCCGCGATCGTCCTTTTCACCGCGCTCGTGCGGCTCGCCGTGCACCCTCTGTCCCGGGCCGCGGCGCGTGGGCAGAAGGCGCAGCGCCGGCTCCAGCCGCAGATCGCCGAACTGCGCAAGAAGCACAAGAAGAACCCCGAGCGGATGCAGAAGGCGCTCATGGAGCTGCACAAGGAGGAGAAGGTCTCCCCGCTCTCCGGCTGCCTGCCGAGCCTCCTGCAGATGCCGGCCTTCTTCCTGCTCTACCACCTCTTCTCCAGTACGAAGATCGGCGACGACGCCAACGAACTCCTCGGCCACCAGCTCCTCGGCGCCCCGCTCGGCGAGCGCTGGCGTGACGCGCTCGCGGACGGCGGGATGTTCGGGGCGCAGGGCCTCGTGTACGTGGGGCTGTTCGTGATCGTCGCCGCCGTCGCCACGTTCAACTACGGGCGGACCAAGCGCCAGATGGCCGCCAACCCCGTCACCCCGGCCACCGGTCCCGACGGACAGCCGGTCCCGGGCATGGGTGCCATGGCGAAGGTGATGCCGCTGATGTCCTTCTTCACCCTCTTCACCGTGGCCTTCGTGCCGCTGGCCGCCGCGCTGTACGTCGTCACGAGCACCACCTGGACCGCGATCGAGCGGGCCTACCTGTACCGCGACATGCCGGCCGCCGGGGCCGCCATGGCCACCGCGGCGTAA
- a CDS encoding fumarylacetoacetate hydrolase family protein has protein sequence MKLLRVGTAGAERPALLDEDGTVRDLSGIVTDIDSALLADEDALARVRAAAAAPGELPALDAEGLRVGPPLGRIGKIVCIGLNYHDHATETGAQIPGEPILFFKAPDTVVGPEDTVLVPRGSEKTDWEVELAVVIGRTARYLDSAEDGLAHVAGYAVAHDVSERAFQIERGGTWDKGKNCETFNPLGPWLVTADEVADPQALPLKLWVNGELKQNGTTADQIFPVGEVVRYLSHFMTLYPGDVINTGTPAGVAMGQPDPKPYLRAGDVVELEIAGLGRQRQELKDA, from the coding sequence TTGAAGTTGCTTCGTGTGGGTACGGCGGGTGCGGAACGTCCGGCGCTGCTGGACGAGGACGGAACCGTGCGTGACCTGTCGGGGATCGTCACCGACATCGACAGCGCGCTGCTCGCCGACGAGGACGCGCTCGCCCGGGTGCGGGCCGCCGCGGCCGCGCCCGGGGAGCTGCCCGCGCTCGACGCCGAGGGGCTGCGGGTGGGTCCGCCGCTCGGCCGGATCGGCAAGATCGTGTGCATCGGGCTGAACTACCACGACCACGCCACGGAGACCGGTGCCCAGATACCGGGTGAGCCGATCCTGTTCTTCAAGGCGCCGGACACGGTCGTCGGTCCTGAGGACACCGTGCTCGTGCCGCGCGGCAGCGAGAAGACCGACTGGGAGGTCGAGCTCGCCGTCGTCATCGGGCGCACCGCCCGGTACCTGGACTCCGCGGAGGACGGGCTCGCGCACGTCGCCGGGTACGCGGTCGCGCACGACGTCTCCGAGCGCGCGTTCCAGATCGAGCGCGGCGGCACGTGGGACAAGGGCAAGAACTGCGAGACGTTCAACCCGCTGGGGCCCTGGCTGGTGACCGCCGACGAGGTCGCCGACCCGCAGGCCCTGCCGCTGAAGCTCTGGGTCAACGGTGAGCTGAAGCAGAACGGCACGACGGCCGACCAGATCTTCCCGGTCGGCGAGGTCGTGCGCTACCTGAGTCACTTCATGACGCTCTACCCGGGCGACGTCATCAACACCGGCACGCCCGCCGGAGTGGCGATGGGGCAGCCCGATCCGAAGCCGTATCTGCGGGCCGGGGATGTCGTGGAGCTGGAGATCGCGGGCCTGGGGCGGCAGCGCCAGGAACTCAAGGACGCTTAA
- a CDS encoding heme-degrading domain-containing protein: protein MNPTAPTISELIAQERRLTLPHFGYDDAYALGGLLVALARERHAPVAIDIRRGAQQLFHAALPGSSADNDAWIDRKRKVVERYGESSYLVGTRFRAKGTTFDEASRLDPDTYAAHGGSFPIAVEGAGVIGSVTVSGLPQAEDHALVVEALEQFATKISD, encoded by the coding sequence ATGAACCCCACCGCTCCGACCATCTCCGAGCTGATCGCCCAGGAGCGCCGGCTGACGCTGCCGCACTTCGGCTACGACGACGCGTACGCGCTCGGCGGCCTGCTCGTCGCCCTGGCCCGGGAGCGGCACGCCCCCGTCGCGATCGACATCCGGCGCGGCGCCCAGCAGCTGTTCCATGCCGCACTGCCGGGTTCGAGCGCGGACAACGACGCGTGGATCGACCGCAAGCGCAAGGTCGTCGAGCGGTACGGCGAGAGCTCGTACCTGGTCGGGACACGGTTCAGGGCCAAGGGGACGACGTTCGACGAGGCCTCGCGCCTGGATCCGGACACCTACGCCGCGCACGGCGGTTCGTTCCCGATCGCGGTCGAGGGCGCGGGCGTCATCGGCTCGGTCACGGTGTCGGGGCTGCCGCAGGCGGAGGACCACGCGCTGGTGGTCGAGGCGCTGGAGCAGTTCGCGACGAAGATCAGCGACTGA
- a CDS encoding Gfo/Idh/MocA family oxidoreductase, with product MTEHATHETSGTSGTPLRVGLVGYGLAGSVFHAPLISATEGLVLDTVVTSNEERREQARAEFPAVRFAASPDELWPRADELDLIVIASPNKTHVPIATAALKAGLPVVVDKPVAGTAAEARELAALAEERGLLLSVFQNRRWDNDFLTLRSLIADGELGEVQRFESRFERWRPQPKGGWRESGDPQEIGGLLYDLGSHVVDQALALFGPAVRVYAESDVRRPGAAADDDTFVAITHANGVRSHLYVSATTAQLGPRFRVLGSTAGYVKYGLDPQEAALREGARPTADEPWGVEDEALWGRLGAGESPLTGGGTPVRTLPGDYPAYYAAVADALRGKGENPVTALQAAAALDVLEAARRSARDGVTVSLPTASASASPASHATEEQSA from the coding sequence ATGACTGAACACGCGACTCACGAGACCTCCGGCACGTCCGGGACCCCCCTGCGCGTCGGGCTCGTCGGCTACGGCCTGGCGGGTTCCGTCTTCCACGCCCCGCTGATCTCCGCGACCGAGGGCCTCGTCCTGGACACGGTCGTCACATCGAACGAGGAGCGCCGGGAGCAGGCCCGTGCCGAGTTCCCCGCCGTACGGTTCGCCGCCTCGCCGGACGAGCTGTGGCCGCGCGCGGACGAGCTCGACCTGATCGTGATCGCGTCGCCGAACAAGACCCATGTCCCGATCGCGACGGCGGCGCTGAAGGCCGGCCTGCCGGTGGTCGTGGACAAGCCGGTCGCCGGTACGGCCGCCGAGGCCCGGGAGCTGGCGGCCCTGGCCGAGGAGCGCGGGCTGCTGCTCTCGGTCTTCCAGAACCGCCGCTGGGACAACGACTTCCTCACCCTGCGCTCGCTGATCGCGGACGGCGAGCTGGGCGAGGTGCAGCGCTTCGAGTCCCGCTTCGAGCGGTGGCGCCCGCAGCCGAAGGGCGGCTGGCGCGAGTCGGGCGATCCGCAGGAGATCGGCGGGCTGCTGTACGACCTGGGCAGCCATGTCGTCGACCAGGCCCTGGCCCTGTTCGGCCCGGCGGTGCGGGTGTACGCGGAGTCGGACGTACGCCGGCCGGGCGCGGCGGCCGACGACGACACGTTCGTGGCCATCACCCATGCGAACGGGGTCCGCTCGCATCTCTACGTCAGCGCGACGACGGCCCAGCTCGGCCCGCGTTTCCGGGTGCTCGGCTCGACCGCCGGCTATGTGAAGTACGGCCTCGACCCCCAGGAGGCCGCCCTGCGCGAGGGTGCGCGCCCGACGGCGGACGAGCCGTGGGGTGTGGAGGACGAGGCGCTGTGGGGCCGGCTCGGTGCGGGCGAGTCCCCGCTCACGGGCGGCGGCACCCCGGTCCGTACGCTGCCGGGCGACTACCCCGCGTACTACGCGGCGGTCGCCGACGCGTTGCGTGGGAAGGGCGAGAATCCGGTGACCGCGCTCCAGGCCGCCGCGGCGCTGGACGTCCTGGAGGCCGCCCGCCGCTCGGCCCGCGACGGCGTCACGGTCAGTCTGCCCACGGCATCCGCCTCCGCATCCCCCGCCTCTCACGCCACCGAGGAGCAGTCCGCATGA
- a CDS encoding ROK family transcriptional regulator, with product MNRSNSGANLPTLRSHNAALVLDLLRAAGERGISRIELAGRTGLTPQAVSKITARLRGEGLAAEAGHRASTGGKPRTVLRLVPDAGHAVGLHLDRDELSVVLVDLAGTVAASRTAPLDFGAPADEVLGAAAGAVAAVRGDGALPVLGVGVAVPGPLDHRGGVLHRVTGFPQWDGYPLRDALAARTGLPVVIDKDTNAAALGLALQAPGPADFAYLHLGTGLGSGLVLGGALHRGARTGAGEFGHQTVQLDGVLCSCGGRGCIEALCLAAVGRGDIAEAARVLGTGAANLVGLLDIDRVVLGGRTVAADPDAYVRGVRAVLDERARRDGADGVPVPVVAAGGGDRPVAEGAAQLILAPLFGRARGAEGEGEEGGEREGAEAGDGAGGGSRADVPAGSLAGRTELG from the coding sequence GTGAACAGGAGTAACAGCGGCGCGAACCTGCCGACACTGCGCAGCCACAACGCGGCGCTCGTGCTGGACCTGCTGCGGGCGGCGGGCGAGCGCGGCATCAGCAGAATCGAACTCGCCGGGCGGACCGGGCTCACCCCGCAGGCCGTCAGCAAGATCACCGCCCGGCTGCGGGGCGAGGGACTGGCCGCCGAGGCGGGCCACCGCGCCTCGACGGGCGGCAAACCGAGGACCGTGCTGCGGCTGGTGCCGGACGCCGGTCACGCGGTGGGCCTGCACCTGGACCGCGACGAGCTGAGCGTGGTGCTCGTCGACCTCGCGGGCACGGTGGCCGCGAGCCGTACGGCCCCGCTGGACTTCGGCGCCCCGGCGGACGAGGTGCTCGGGGCGGCGGCCGGGGCGGTCGCCGCGGTGCGGGGCGACGGGGCGCTGCCGGTGCTCGGGGTGGGGGTCGCCGTGCCGGGGCCGCTCGACCACCGGGGCGGGGTGCTGCACCGCGTCACCGGGTTCCCGCAGTGGGACGGCTACCCGCTCCGGGACGCGCTCGCCGCGCGGACCGGGCTGCCCGTCGTCATCGACAAGGACACCAACGCCGCCGCGCTCGGCCTCGCTCTCCAGGCGCCCGGCCCCGCCGACTTCGCCTACCTCCATCTGGGCACCGGCCTCGGCTCCGGGCTGGTGCTCGGCGGGGCGCTGCACCGCGGGGCCCGTACCGGAGCGGGGGAGTTCGGCCACCAGACCGTTCAGCTGGACGGGGTCCTGTGCAGCTGCGGCGGACGCGGCTGCATCGAGGCGCTCTGCCTGGCCGCCGTCGGCCGGGGCGACATCGCCGAGGCCGCGCGGGTGCTCGGGACCGGCGCCGCCAACCTGGTCGGGCTGCTCGACATCGACCGGGTGGTGCTGGGCGGCCGTACCGTCGCCGCCGACCCCGACGCGTACGTCCGGGGGGTACGCGCGGTGCTCGACGAACGGGCCCGGCGCGACGGGGCGGACGGGGTCCCGGTACCGGTCGTCGCCGCAGGCGGAGGCGACCGGCCGGTCGCCGAAGGGGCGGCGCAGCTGATCCTCGCCCCGCTGTTCGGCCGCGCCCGCGGCGCGGAAGGAGAAGGGGAAGAGGGAGGAGAAAGGGAAGGGGCAGAGGCAGGGGACGGGGCAGGGGGCGGGTCGCGGGCAGATGTCCCTGCCGGATCGCTTGCCGGGCGCACGGAACTGGGCTGA
- a CDS encoding GntR family transcriptional regulator produces MDYPHDQAPGAPIRSGIPEHGRIPKYYAVKAHVSALIDELGEGGTLPPERDLALRYEVSRETVRQALRELLLEGRLARQGRGTVVAGPKLEQPLSLASYTEGVRRQGRTPGRRLIGLERFPCPEALAPEIGTERGEPVWHMERVLLADDDRVGLESTYISVARVPDLEEKFDPDSSFYAYLHDRLGISFGDADERIETVLATPREALLIGTPPALPMLLIHRISRDTGGQPLERVRTLFRGDRFSFTAHLGGRG; encoded by the coding sequence GTGGACTACCCGCACGACCAGGCACCTGGCGCACCGATCCGCTCCGGCATCCCGGAGCACGGCCGTATCCCCAAGTACTACGCGGTCAAGGCTCATGTCTCCGCCCTCATCGACGAGCTGGGCGAGGGCGGCACGCTGCCGCCGGAACGCGATCTCGCCCTGCGCTACGAGGTGTCGCGCGAGACCGTGCGCCAGGCGCTGCGCGAACTGCTCCTGGAGGGACGGCTGGCCCGGCAGGGGCGCGGCACGGTGGTCGCGGGACCCAAGCTGGAACAGCCGCTTTCCCTCGCGAGCTACACGGAGGGCGTCCGCCGTCAGGGCCGCACCCCGGGCCGCCGTCTCATCGGTCTGGAGCGGTTCCCCTGCCCCGAGGCGCTCGCCCCCGAGATCGGGACGGAGCGCGGCGAGCCGGTCTGGCACATGGAGCGGGTGCTGCTCGCCGATGACGACCGGGTCGGACTGGAGAGCACGTACATCAGCGTCGCCCGGGTGCCGGACCTGGAGGAGAAGTTCGACCCCGACTCCTCGTTCTACGCCTATCTGCACGACCGGCTCGGGATCTCCTTCGGTGACGCGGACGAGCGGATCGAGACCGTGCTCGCCACCCCGCGCGAGGCGCTGCTCATCGGTACGCCGCCCGCTCTGCCGATGCTGCTGATCCACCGGATCTCGCGGGACACGGGCGGACAGCCGCTGGAGCGCGTGCGGACCCTGTTCCGCGGTGACCGGTTCTCCTTCACGGCCCACCTCGGCGGACGGGGCTGA